GGACGGTGCCCGCACGCCGTCGTTGAGTCTGCCGAGTCATGTAAGTGCTGTTCGTCGGACTGGAGAGCAAGTCGCCGTTCGTTGTCATGTCCGGACGAAGGGCCTCGTCATGCTACCTCGCCGGAATACTCCGCCTCGACATCGTGAACGCCGCCCACGGAGCCAtgacgccgccctcgccggagTCGCCATGCCGAACGCCTCGCCGACCGTCTTCGGCGGTGTTGTCATCTTCCTCACGCCGTGGCGCCGCCGGAGCACGGGCCATCCTCGCTTGGCTGGTGGCGACTTCCACCTCACAGCGTCTTCATCAGCGCGCGTCATCATCCTCCTCACACGCGCTGTCGTTGAGTCCGGCCACACCATCCTCCACCTCGTCGAGATTTGCTGGGTTAACCCAGAGAAGGCCATCTCCGTGCCGCCTAGCCAGAGCATGTTGAGAATCATCAGAACCGCCGGAAACGTCGTCAAGCTGCCGTCATTGCCGTCGTCGTGGTGCCGAGGCGTCTTCAAGCCGTGCTGTTCTGGCCCGCCGATCGTCATCGGTACAGGAAGAAGGAGGCTGTCGGGGCGGTCTTGAACGTCGCCGAACTGCCCTAACCTGAGTCCTATCAGAGCCGTCGCCAAGCCGCCGCTCTCGTCTACACCGCCAGGCGATGGAGATCGCTGCCCATGCGATCCCGCTGGAGGTCGCCGGCAAGCCATCGTCGTTACGTCGGTCTCCGCTCATGCCGTCTCTATGGAGCGCCGCTGTTAGCCGGGAGGCCATGTCATCCACTTTGTCGACGACGCCCTGACGCTCGTCAAGCCACCGGTGACGCCGTCGTGCCATCATCGCCGCACCACCGCCAAACTCCGAGCATGTCTCGTCATTGAGACTCCACTGACCGGCGACGCTTTCACGCTCGTCGCGGTCCCTGAGGCGCTGCCGATGTTCACCTGATCGCGCTTGACggcgctgcctcctcctccacgtgtTCTCCGTTGCTGTCGTTGCCGGCGCCATGTCATTCACAGTGCCGCGGGCTGCCGTAAAGCCAATGGCCAAGCCTGCAGAAAAGCACGTCATCTACAGTAACTACGGCAAAAATCATCACACACTAGTGTTTCACGTGTGCATGCATGCCACTGTGTGCACAGTGACAAGCAAACCAAAATGGCTTATTGCTAAGCTATACTCATTTGGCCATGAGGATGTGTATCGTTATACACTAATTTCTCAAGTGCAAGAACAGTTCGGTGGTCTGCATAGACCATCTCTGTCCAAGCTATGCGATTCCATGCATGTCTTCTTCAAGCAATCTACACCAACACGTCGTTCAAGACTGACGAGGCTAGACGACGGGGGCGGGCGAAGCCGACGCGAAGGCTACGTCACCAATATCGGCGCACGGACCGACGAGGCCGTGGACCGCTGCCGGCGCCCACATCTACATCACCATCACAACCATGCATGGAGAATGCGAAACGAAGACGATGAGATGACCACTAGCAGCTTAATCGGAGGTTCTCTTGCAGGCCTAGACCTACAGAGGTAATTAACCGGGAGCTTTTTGAGGCCCCGGGAACCAGGAGACCACATCGCACAAATCTGTCCAACGACAGGTTATTAAGCGCGTATCATTATATGGGAATTTGTATTTATAATCCTTGAGATTAATAAAGCGCATGTTCCCTATGTTTTGTTTATTGTGTACTTAGTTACACTGGCACACATGCACATATACATATCTCTAAACATAGAGATCATAGGCGTTATTTTTCACCCTAAACACATTTTCCACATAAATACCGTCAGATGGATAAGACCATAACATTATAATCTTTCCCAATATCATATTTTCATACTGTATAGTATGTATATGAATATTAACTGCATGCCTTTTTTTTCCGTAGTGACATCCCAACACAAGTTGTTTCGAAAAAGTGAAACCCGTGCTTTCTTATGTTTTCTTcctttaacaataaatcaaaacaAGTGAATTTAATTTGTCTATTTCCATAGAATAAAGAACATATGCATATAATGTATGGGTACCATTCCCAATCAAAGACATCAAATTTAGCTCAATGGTTGGTCACTTCGAAAAAAGTCATGTAAACTTTAGCTAAACATTAAACCTAAAAATTCCGTTTgctgaaaaaaaacagaagaaaaacGAAAACAAATAAGGGTGTGTATAGTTtttttgggtgtaaagtttttaagtatacggacacacatttaaattattaaacgtagattaataacaaaataaattacagattccgcatgtaGACTGCTAGACgattttattaagcctaattagtccgtcattagcaaatgtttttCCGCATGTAGACTGCTaggcgaatttattaagcctaattaatccgtcattagcaaatgtttactgtagcatcacattgtcaaaccatagcgtaattaggctcaaaagattcgtcttgcaatttacatggaaattgtgcaattggttttttttcatccacatttaataccccttacatgtgtccaaacatttgatgtgacctttttataaaaaatttttgcAATCTAAACaagggccgtgtttagtttcccctattcccaactttccatcacaaccaaaactttcctacacacataaacttttaacttttttttccaaactcctaacttttttttaaacttttaatttttttcagaaactaaacacctAAAACCTAACAGTATAACACGGCATACATAGATGTAACCTTGGAAGAACTCTTCAATGCCGTGAGCTCAGCATCCTCAAAATCCACGCACAACCGAAAGCAAAACATAAATGCAACCCCCCGCGCGGCGGACGAAGaagcgaggaagaagaaagaaaaccgCAAAAAAGCCACAAACACCCAACGCGTCGGCGTCCACTCCCTCGCTCGCCCGCTGGATGACACACGGCGACGAATACACGAAACCACTGCGAGACCGCGCGCGCACCCCGGAagaagcaaaaaaagaaaaaaaaaaagctggcgAAACCCGCAAAAAGGCCtcccaaaaccaaaaaaaacccgcacgagacgagacgagacgaagCAAGCGACGCGCGTGCGTGTGCAAGCCACCCACCTCCCTCTCGTCCTCAGCTCGGGCAGAGCGAGCAGCAGCGGAAGCAGCAAGGCATGGGCGCAACACTAAAAAGAAGCGGCCGCACCTCCCcaaaaccaccaccacctccacctcctcctcttcaccttcttctcttctcctctccacttctccccaccaccaccaccacctcgatCGCATCCTCCGTTCTTGGCTGCGGcgcgcgtggaggaggaggaggatggacgAGCAGCGGGGACGCGGGGGGTTCGACGAACTGGTGCTCTTGCatcagcagcaggagcagcggaggcggagggagcagcagcaggaggaggaggaggaagaggaggtgcGGCGCCAGATGTTCGGCGCGGTGGTCGGTGGGCTAGCCGCGttccctgcggcggcggcggctctgggACAGCAGCAGGTGGACTGCGGCGGGGAGCTGGGCGGGTTCTGCGACAGCGAGGCGGGCGGGTCGTcggagccggaggcggcggcgggggcgcgccCGCGCGGGGGATCCGGCAGCAAGCggagccgcgccgccgaggtGCACAACCTCTCCGAGAAGGTTGGCGACCCCGGCTTTTTTTTCTCCGCACACGTACGCTGGTGAATAAGCGTTCTTCCTGCTTCGCATCCTTGTGATTTACTGTTgcttttttggtttttgggcgcagaggaggaggagcaagatCAACGAGAAGATGAAGGCATTGCAGAGCCTGATACCGAATTCCAACAAGGTGATCCGTCGCAAAAAGGCGACGTTTAATTTTAACGTTCATGAACTGGGATTCTGTTGGGTTTGCGCTGGAAATTTATCAGTGTTTGTGTGCTGGTTTTGTGGGTTGCAGACTGACAAGGCATCCATGCTTGACGAAGCCATCGAGTACCTGAAGCAACTGCAGCTCCAAGTGCAGGTCAGCAGATAGATCATAGATGTCTGGATGATGCTAAAAATTGCTGATGCATTGAGTTTGGTCTCAGATTGGTAGAAATGTGGTTGTAGGATTGCAGTGAGTGCATCCTGTCTTACAGATTATTCTTCCAATCTATGTCGTGATTAGGGTGCGCCGTAGATGCTCTAGTGAAGAAGAATCCTTATACTTTCTTGTTCTTGCAGGATTTTAGTTGCGATGTGATATGTTCATGCAAGATGTTAGAAGGGTCCACTATGTACATAGACAACAGTACTTGATCAATGCCAAACTCGTTCTGTCCCTTAAGTAAAAGTTATACCATTATTACATTGGGTGCCAATTTAAGCTCAAACCTCTTTGGCCTCAGTGCTTGTTTGTCAAGActtattctttttaaaaaaataaaaaaaggaaaaaggaaaaaaaaacataatcatATCAACTTGCTTGACCCCATCTCGTCATGACGAGCAATAAAACTAGTGGACTGTCAAGGCATGCAAACTCTGCAAAACATGAATGGTGAGATATGGCTCATCCAATGTGGACAATTAAACATTTTGGAGCTACCTCTTGTTCTGCAGTACAATTGGGGATGGGCACAAAGCTGGTTTAACAGTATTTGCTTTGTCTAGTATGCTAAGTGTTACAGTATGCGGTAATATAGTCTGATTGCAAACCATGATTGCTGCCTTTTTTTAATACTTCACGATTTCACATGAACATAATCACTATGGGACTCTGCGTGGTAAGGTAACCATACTATTGGTTCATGTTAGGGGATTCTCCCCAGCACTTTACAAAGTGGTTTTTATACATTCAGTGAAAATTTTTTACTAAACCTGGTTGTTGACGACATTTAGGATTTTTACTGTTGACTTGCTTAGATTGACCATGAAGCTTGCTGGGCGTGCTGGTTTATACTAAGGCAAGGACTAGTTTCCTAGGGTGAATGTGTTTTGGAATCCACATCTATTGATTTACTATGCTGCTGGGTGTTAATaactaaaaattatatatatgagttTTTTCCTCTGAAATTTGTTACAGATGCTCTCAATGAGAAACGGTGTTTACTTGAACCCATCTTATTTATCTGGAGCACTTGAGCCTGCGCAAGCATCACAGATGTTTGCAGCCCTTGGTGGTAACAACGTCACAGTGGTGCACCCCGGGACAGTGATGCCACCAGTGAACCAAAGCTCAGGAGCTCATCATTTGTTTGATCCATTGAACTCTCCTCCACAAAATCAACCACAATCTCTAATCCTACCAAGTGTTCCTAGCACAGCCATTCCTGAGCCTCCATTTCACCTGGAGTCATCACAGTCCCACCTTCGACAATTTCAGTTGCCTGGATCCTCTGAGGTaatataagagaaaaattatCTGGACTTAACTGTTTGTATATATATGGTATTGCAGTTTCACAAGATTTTGTTTTTACATGTACTTTTATCTGTAAAAGATGGTGTTTCATGGAGAGATAATGCCAAAGCACCACCTATCATCACATCAAGAAAGTCTGCCAGGTTTGTGACACTATTTTTAACTAGCTTTTGTCAAGATTTCTGTTCATTTCactaacacacacacaccccttGTCTTTGTTCTTTTCGCTGACTTTTGTCTTCATCCTCTCAAAGGAAACGAGATGAACTCCATCAGGAAAGAATCATCCATGTTGAACACCAATAATTTTGATGGTGTCTCACTTAGCAAAGAGCAATCATAGGATATGGTACCAAAAAGTACAAGACATGCATAGGTATGCTTCTACAATgtcaaatcaaaattttcaaacaatCTGAGCTTTTTTACTAAAAGTTGGATTTGTGGTACAACTTCATGATGGAAAATAATTCCTTGATTTGAACAAACTTCCTTGATTTGCTGGCATGTTATCTAGCATGTGTTTAGATCATGGATGTACAAATTTGAAAATTGTTGATATTCAGTATTTAGTCCTGGGCTTCCTCTAAATATGTTGTAGTCAAGAATGACAATGAGATGGTGCTTAAAAATGGAGTAGATCGACAGAAGTTTGTTGGCCTTATTTAATCTACTCCATGATTTTCATCGTACCATGAAAGAGCATATTTTTTCAGATAGGTGAACTACCCAATCTTGCTCAATAAAGTATTGTGCTACTTCAACACTCCTACTTCATAGACATTTGATAAGATAGTTCGGaagaacaaataaaataatttaactCACTTCCTGACCTAATTTTGTTTCTTATCCTAGCATGTTCCACTATACCTAATGAAACCTTGACAAAGTTTTAGCTaacattttgtttgttttgatcTCTTGACAGCTTAGGACGTGGTTGCTGGTGGCATTGAAATCAGGTGCGAAAGAAGGATGACGTGACCTAGTTCAGTAGTCTAACAGACAGGCAGACTTTCAGAATTGCTTACCTCTATCAATAGTGCTATTATTCTTGAAGCGACCTGAATGCTTCACAAAACTAGCATGTAATCGTAATCGTTTTAATGAAGTCCATTCGAAAACTAGCATATAGATGAGATCATGAGACCATGTAATCATCTACGAAATGTTTAGTGAAGAGCAGCACGAGCAAAGTCCTCTTTGTACTGGTCTAAGCATCTAGTAGCACTCCTGTGAAGGATCAGAGATTCACAGAATATAGTCGTCTACTGAAACTTTTTAAGACTGAAGAAATCTTCGTGGTCCCCCttttgtcaaatattttgagcaATCATTGGTGGTCAGTTGGTCACCCACTTTCGACTCCATGAATTTCATCACATTTGTTTTAAAAATGCTCTTACCTTGAAAAAAAGAAGTCCATTTGGATCATGACAGTTTTCTTCGTATATGCAGAGATTGAATAATTTGATGTTCCATATTGTAACTACACGAGATCACTACAGTGTAAACcaaaggaagagaaaaaaggctATGCAAACTAAACTTTTCTTATAAAACTCTTACAAACGATGATATGCCACAGTGTGATTAACCAAGATCAGTTTTCGGTCTAAATCACATTGTTTGTAAGAGTTTCATGTGCCACATTGGCACTGCTCTCAACCAAAAAAAGAGGCAAAAATTATTACTtcatttatctcaaaatataataacctaCAATCAGATGTAACATATCATAATCTTATAAATTTGAACAACCTTAGCCACATAGACCCATATTAGTGTAGAGGCCGGATTTTACCCATTGtccagaaaaaataaatttaaacaacatgtccaaattcataataATAtattctacttcctccgtttcataatgtaagtctttttagcattgtctaaattcatataaataataaatcatcaatatgaatataaccaatgctaaaaagtcttacattatgaaaagAGGGAGTAGTATCATACGTTGCTGCTATATTACGAGACAAAGGatgtaaaatttaaaagaatCTCGTACCTGCTCCAGTAGTCGTGTCAATTTGGAAAATTGGAAAGCCGTGGGGAGATGAGGAGATGGAGGGGGGCGAGTGGGCGACGAACGCGACTGCGCACGGACGCGTCCGGGCGGGGCGGGGGCGTCGTCAACGTCGCGTCACTGCTGCGATCGCCTCCCCTCCAATCCTCCACAACAAAATCTCCTCCCGTATTTCCGATACATCGACAgcgcaaccaccaccaccaccatgcgccgcggccgccgccgatgacgCCGCCTCCCAccacccccctcctcctcctcctcctcacccaccacctcaccgccgccgccgccgcgctcctcgtcctcctcgaccCCCCCGCCCCCTCCGCCCGCAAGCGCAGGCGCCTCGACGTCGAGGAACTGGACCCCGTTCCGCCTCCCTCGCtgcagccggagccggagccgctgCCGTTGCCGCCGACGAGCCCGGACCACTACCCGCTCGCGTTCCGGGTGTCGGCGCCCACCTTCAACTTCCTCGCGGGCCTCCTCGACCCGCTCCTCTCCCACCCTTCGCTCCCGTCCTCGACGCTCctcgcgctcgcgctcgcgcGCCTCGCCACGGGGTTGCCCTACGCGACGCTCGCGGCGCTCTTCCGGGTGCCCGCAtcggcgccgcgcgccgcctcgcgccgcctccgccgcgtgcTCCTCGCGAACTTCCGATTCTGGCTCGCGTTCCCCGCCGAgccgagcagcgccgccgcgtcctcccctcTCCCGTCCTGCCGCGGCGCGCTCGCCTGCGCGCGCTTCGACGGCCCGGACGGGCCCCTCGCCGCGCAGCTCgtggccggcgcctcctcccgcgtcctctccctcgccgccgggtTCCGCGGCGACCGCACCGATCTCGAGGTGCTCAAGCTCTCGTCCCTGTACCAGGAGCTGGAGCAGGGGAAGGTGCTCGACCACGGCCAGTACCTcgccggtgacggcgacgggTACCCTCTTCTCCCCTGGCTCATGGTGCCGTTCCGGGGGCCAGCGGTGCCCGGCTCGCCGGAGGCGGAGTTCAACGCCGCGCACGACGCAACGTGCCGCAAGGCGAGGCGCACGGTCCGGAGCCTGAAGGGATGGGGCGCCATCGCTCGCCTCCGTGACGAGGAgagccctcgcgccgccgtggcgTGCATCGGGACATGCGCAATGCTCCACAACGTGTTGCTCGCGAGAGAGGACCACTCGGCGTTGGCGCCGGAGGAGACCGACTTGCCGCCGGCGGTGCAGCGCCgggcggacgacggcgacgccgccggagTGGAAGATCTCGAGATCCATAGGCGCGCATCGGCGTTTCGGGGCGCATTGGCGGCGACGATGAGACGCCGGTGACATGGGTGAATTGAACTGCCTAGCTCTctggtgatgaactgatgattgtTTAGCATTAGCAACGACAGATCTATGCAATTGTTGATTCTTTTGGATCAAATTGTTTGTATATTGCTAGCTGCTGAATTCCTGATTGTTCCATTGATCCCATTGGGTTCTTTTAGTTTGTTGCCTGCTGAATAAAATGGAGAAATAATTTGATGGAAAGTTAGGGGCCGTACCTACGAATTGGA
The Oryza sativa Japonica Group chromosome 6, ASM3414082v1 DNA segment above includes these coding regions:
- the LOC4340229 gene encoding transcription factor PHYTOCHROME INTERACTING FACTOR-LIKE 15-like — its product is MDEQRGRGGFDELVLLHQQQEQRRRREQQQEEEEEEEVRRQMFGAVVGGLAAFPAAAAALGQQQVDCGGELGGFCDSEAGGSSEPEAAAGARPRGGSGSKRSRAAEVHNLSEKRRRSKINEKMKALQSLIPNSNKTDKASMLDEAIEYLKQLQLQVQMLSMRNGVYLNPSYLSGALEPAQASQMFAALGGNNVTVVHPGTVMPPVNQSSGAHHLFDPLNSPPQNQPQSLILPSVPSTAIPEPPFHLESSQSHLRQFQLPGSSEMVFHGEIMPKHHLSSHQESLPGNEMNSIRKESSMLNTNNFDGVSLSKEQS
- the LOC4340230 gene encoding protein ALP1-like — its product is MRRWRGASGRRTRLRTDASGRGGGVVNVASLLRSPPLQSSTTKSPPVFPIHRQRNHHHHHAPRPPPMTPPPTTPLLLLLLTHHLTAAAAALLVLLDPPAPSARKRRRLDVEELDPVPPPSLQPEPEPLPLPPTSPDHYPLAFRVSAPTFNFLAGLLDPLLSHPSLPSSTLLALALARLATGLPYATLAALFRVPASAPRAASRRLRRVLLANFRFWLAFPAEPSSAAASSPLPSCRGALACARFDGPDGPLAAQLVAGASSRVLSLAAGFRGDRTDLEVLKLSSLYQELEQGKVLDHGQYLAGDGDGYPLLPWLMVPFRGPAVPGSPEAEFNAAHDATCRKARRTVRSLKGWGAIARLRDEESPRAAVACIGTCAMLHNVLLAREDHSALAPEETDLPPAVQRRADDGDAAGVEDLEIHRRASAFRGALAATMRRR